In a genomic window of Allomeiothermus silvanus DSM 9946:
- a CDS encoding ABC transporter ATP-binding protein: MKAVSVQLEGIVKRFGKVMAVERADLELPAGALVTLLGPSGCGKTTILRMVAGLERPSEGRILIGGEDVTRLPAYLRDVTMVFQSYALFPHLNVFENIAYGLKVQRRPQAEVRERVTEVVGQVGLGGLEQRPVAVLSGGQQQRVALARSLVMQPRVLLFDEPLSNLDAKLRKHVREEIRDIQQQLGITTLYVTHDQEEAMAISDLVVVMSKGKIEQKGDPRTLYTQPQSRFVADFIGSANFVEGSYAGGEVNVAGYRFPHRQEIAPGNVTVMVRPEAVTVSSNGAGLEGILHSVAFLGSRTEFSVDTAVGRLEGVIAGDAPDLPSKGAAVRVRFAPQGVYLLAR, translated from the coding sequence GTGAAGGCCGTCTCAGTCCAACTCGAAGGTATCGTCAAGCGATTCGGCAAGGTGATGGCGGTGGAGCGGGCCGACCTCGAGCTGCCCGCCGGGGCTCTGGTGACCCTCTTGGGACCTTCGGGCTGTGGCAAGACCACCATTCTGCGGATGGTGGCGGGCCTCGAACGTCCCAGCGAAGGCCGCATCTTGATCGGCGGGGAGGACGTGACCCGGCTCCCGGCCTATCTGCGCGACGTCACCATGGTCTTTCAAAGCTACGCGCTCTTCCCCCACCTCAATGTTTTCGAGAACATCGCCTACGGGCTCAAGGTGCAGCGCCGCCCGCAGGCCGAGGTGAGAGAGCGGGTGACCGAGGTGGTGGGGCAGGTGGGGCTAGGGGGGCTCGAGCAGCGGCCCGTGGCGGTCCTCTCCGGCGGGCAGCAGCAGCGGGTAGCGCTGGCCCGCTCGCTGGTGATGCAACCCCGGGTGCTCCTCTTCGACGAGCCCTTATCCAACCTCGACGCCAAGCTGCGCAAACACGTGCGCGAGGAGATCCGCGACATCCAGCAGCAGCTCGGCATCACCACGCTTTACGTCACCCACGACCAGGAAGAGGCCATGGCCATCTCCGATCTGGTGGTGGTGATGAGCAAGGGCAAGATCGAGCAGAAGGGCGACCCCCGTACCCTCTACACCCAGCCACAAAGCCGTTTCGTGGCGGATTTCATCGGCTCGGCTAACTTCGTGGAGGGGAGCTATGCGGGCGGAGAGGTGAACGTGGCCGGGTATCGCTTCCCGCACCGGCAGGAGATCGCCCCGGGGAACGTGACCGTGATGGTGCGTCCGGAAGCCGTCACGGTGAGCTCCAACGGGGCGGGGCTCGAGGGTATCTTGCACAGCGTTGCTTTCCTCGGCTCGCGCACCGAGTTCAGCGTGGACACGGCGGTGGGCAGACTCGAGGGGGTCATCGCCGGAGATGCCCCTGACCTCCCCAGCAAGGGCGCAGCGGTGCGGGTGCGGTTCGCGCCGCAGGGAGTGTATCTGCTGGCCCGATGA
- a CDS encoding AEC family transporter: MQVLLSTVIPVGLIVFLGFYVGKRFDLDLPTLSRLSIYVLVPALIFDAMYRAQLNGSSVLGLSLAFFIAYGVLYLLTLGISRALHLSRDLQKSLVAMATFPNSGNMGLPMAQLAFGVAGYERAMVVFVASSVLMFGLGPAFLKGGGLLQSLTFTLRLPLFWALAAGLGLRALEALFPPLGEFVRATKLDQGVHLLGQACIPVLLLSLGMQIAQSPLPWSGPLGTARVLAFELLGSFLRLIAAPTLTYGVGLLLRLSPLDLQVLVLQSAMSVAVNAFMMVREFGGDAKKTAGGVVLSTVLAFVTIPLVLWMVGVR; this comes from the coding sequence GTGCAGGTGCTTCTTTCCACGGTCATCCCGGTCGGTTTGATCGTGTTTCTTGGCTTCTATGTCGGCAAGCGCTTCGACCTCGACTTACCAACGCTCTCCAGACTCAGCATCTATGTCCTAGTACCCGCCCTCATCTTCGACGCGATGTACCGGGCCCAGCTCAACGGGAGCAGCGTTCTCGGGCTGAGCCTGGCGTTTTTCATCGCCTACGGGGTTTTATATCTGCTCACCTTGGGTATCTCTCGAGCCTTGCACTTGAGCCGCGATCTGCAGAAGAGCCTAGTCGCTATGGCGACCTTCCCCAACTCAGGTAACATGGGCCTGCCGATGGCTCAACTGGCTTTTGGGGTGGCCGGGTACGAGCGGGCAATGGTGGTGTTCGTAGCCTCGAGCGTGCTGATGTTCGGTCTCGGCCCGGCCTTTCTCAAGGGCGGGGGGTTGTTGCAAAGCCTAACCTTTACCCTGCGGCTGCCGCTTTTCTGGGCTCTGGCCGCGGGGCTGGGGTTGCGGGCGCTCGAAGCCCTCTTCCCCCCGCTGGGCGAGTTTGTCCGGGCAACCAAGCTCGACCAGGGGGTTCACCTCTTGGGACAAGCCTGCATCCCGGTGTTACTGCTCTCGCTGGGGATGCAGATCGCCCAAAGCCCGCTGCCCTGGAGCGGCCCTCTAGGAACGGCTCGAGTGCTGGCTTTCGAGCTGCTGGGTAGTTTTCTCAGGCTGATCGCAGCCCCCACCCTGACCTACGGGGTAGGGCTTTTGCTGCGGCTTTCTCCGCTCGATCTCCAGGTGCTGGTCTTGCAAAGTGCTATGTCGGTCGCGGTCAACGCCTTCATGATGGTACGCGAGTTCGGCGGGGATGCTAAGAAGACCGCCGGAGGCGTGGTACTGTCCACGGTGCTAGCCTTCGTGACCATCCCGCTGGTGTTGTGGATGGTGGGGGTACGTTGA
- a CDS encoding 16S rRNA (uracil(1498)-N(3))-methyltransferase: MRPHRAFAPKLEPLLTLTGREAHHLADVLRARPGDAVTVFDGEGLEGRAVVRSVEDGVVELEVTETWPASREVPVPVVLYVALLKGDKLADVVRAATELGAIKIIPLVCVHSVAKEMGEGKLLRLRRVALEAAKQSERTTIPEVLAPIPLSAIPPVEQGLVAHPGGTLRVRDILELSRPVAIATGPEGGFSEDEMQILLERGFTPVTLGRRILRAETAPLALLSLVTAGEGV, translated from the coding sequence GTGAGACCACACCGCGCTTTTGCTCCCAAGCTAGAGCCCCTGCTGACCCTCACCGGGCGGGAGGCCCACCACCTAGCCGACGTGCTGCGGGCTAGGCCAGGGGATGCCGTCACGGTCTTCGACGGCGAAGGCTTGGAAGGTCGGGCCGTAGTCCGCTCGGTTGAGGATGGGGTGGTGGAACTGGAGGTCACCGAGACCTGGCCTGCTAGCCGCGAGGTCCCTGTGCCGGTGGTGCTCTACGTGGCCCTGCTCAAAGGCGACAAACTGGCGGACGTGGTTCGGGCCGCTACCGAACTGGGGGCGATCAAGATTATCCCGCTGGTGTGTGTCCATTCGGTCGCCAAGGAGATGGGGGAGGGGAAGCTTCTTCGCTTGCGTCGGGTCGCGCTCGAGGCGGCCAAGCAATCCGAGCGAACCACCATCCCCGAGGTGCTGGCCCCGATCCCGCTTTCGGCTATCCCTCCGGTCGAGCAGGGCTTGGTGGCCCATCCGGGGGGTACGCTGCGGGTGCGGGACATACTCGAGCTCAGCAGGCCAGTAGCCATAGCGACCGGGCCAGAGGGAGGCTTTAGCGAGGACGAGATGCAAATTTTGCTGGAGCGGGGCTTCACCCCGGTCACATTGGGTCGGCGTATCCTCCGGGCAGAGACGGCTCCGCTGGCTTTGCTAAGCCTGGTGACCGCAGGAGAAGGTGTGTGA
- a CDS encoding 50S ribosomal protein L11 methyltransferase, producing the protein MHVFRLKGNFETLDAYTPLLFDLGARGLEEKPGEVWAYFPTRLELPLPGEWAELPDTDWLEAWRRDLKPVRAGPFVVLAPWHRWEGPEQRILLEPGMAFGTGHHETTRMALEALAERVKPGMRVLDLGTGSGILAIAAQMLGAWAVGVDNDPAVIPQARHNAAANGVSPEFFLGTLENAHGVFDLIVANLYAELHAELAPLYPTYLVQGGHMLMTGILSERERLVDNAMRAQGFESLHRRPEGEWVHLIYRKP; encoded by the coding sequence ATGCACGTCTTCCGCCTAAAGGGCAATTTCGAGACCTTAGACGCGTACACTCCACTCCTGTTCGACCTGGGAGCCAGGGGCCTGGAGGAAAAACCCGGCGAGGTCTGGGCCTACTTCCCCACTCGCTTGGAGCTTCCCCTCCCCGGCGAGTGGGCCGAGCTTCCTGACACGGACTGGCTCGAGGCCTGGCGGCGCGACCTCAAGCCGGTACGAGCGGGGCCCTTCGTGGTGCTGGCTCCTTGGCACCGCTGGGAAGGCCCAGAACAAAGGATCCTGCTCGAGCCCGGCATGGCCTTTGGCACCGGCCATCATGAAACCACCCGTATGGCCTTGGAGGCTTTGGCCGAGCGGGTGAAACCCGGGATGCGCGTGCTGGACTTGGGAACCGGCTCAGGGATTTTGGCTATCGCGGCCCAAATGCTCGGGGCGTGGGCGGTGGGGGTTGATAACGATCCAGCGGTGATCCCACAGGCCCGCCACAACGCTGCGGCCAATGGGGTAAGCCCCGAGTTCTTCTTGGGGACCCTAGAGAATGCCCACGGAGTTTTCGACCTCATCGTCGCCAACCTCTACGCCGAACTCCACGCGGAGCTCGCTCCTTTGTACCCTACGTATCTGGTTCAGGGAGGCCATATGCTGATGACCGGTATATTGAGCGAGCGCGAACGTTTAGTGGATAACGCTATGCGTGCGCAAGGCTTCGAAAGCCTACATCGCCGCCCGGAAGGCGAGTGGGTGCATCTGATCTACCGCAAGCCGTGA
- a CDS encoding metal ABC transporter substrate-binding protein, with product MKIWLALMAFLSWGVAQPLPVAATTGFIGDMVRNVGGERVRVSVVVPLGADPHSFEPRPSTLREVSRARVLFANGLGLEPFLEKIQAQLPPGARTVKLAEGMPGLIEGDEHPGGEGQGHTHAAYDPHLWLDPAYGARYVERIRDALSQADPAGKGTYAANAARYLAEIRKTDSEVRACLRMVPAARRKIVSQHEALLYFARAYGITIVGSIADFAGQEKGPQSFARLAQAMKSQGVRTVFTEPQFSPAEAKALAEATGAKIGRIYSDAFDAQVNTYLGLIRWNGRVVCESFR from the coding sequence ATGAAGATATGGCTGGCCTTGATGGCGTTTCTCTCTTGGGGAGTGGCCCAGCCGCTTCCGGTGGCGGCGACCACGGGTTTTATTGGGGATATGGTGCGCAATGTGGGTGGGGAGAGGGTACGGGTGAGCGTGGTGGTCCCCCTGGGAGCCGACCCCCACAGCTTCGAGCCGCGGCCTTCGACTTTGCGGGAGGTCTCGAGGGCGCGGGTGCTGTTTGCAAATGGGCTGGGCCTCGAGCCTTTTCTGGAAAAAATACAAGCTCAGCTTCCCCCGGGGGCCCGTACGGTAAAACTGGCCGAGGGAATGCCGGGCCTGATTGAGGGCGATGAGCACCCCGGGGGGGAAGGACAAGGCCACACCCACGCGGCTTACGATCCCCACCTTTGGCTGGACCCTGCCTACGGCGCACGCTACGTGGAGAGAATCCGCGATGCCCTGAGCCAGGCTGACCCTGCGGGCAAGGGAACTTACGCCGCCAATGCCGCGCGCTATCTTGCCGAGATCCGCAAAACCGATTCGGAAGTGCGCGCTTGTTTGCGCATGGTCCCGGCCGCTAGGCGCAAGATCGTGAGCCAGCACGAGGCCCTTCTGTACTTTGCTCGCGCCTACGGCATCACCATCGTAGGCTCCATCGCCGATTTCGCTGGGCAGGAAAAAGGCCCCCAGAGCTTTGCCCGACTGGCTCAGGCCATGAAGAGCCAGGGGGTGCGCACGGTATTCACCGAGCCGCAGTTTAGTCCTGCTGAGGCTAAAGCCCTGGCTGAGGCCACCGGTGCTAAGATAGGGCGCATTTACTCGGATGCCTTCGACGCCCAGGTGAACACTTACTTGGGCTTGATTCGCTGGAACGGGCGGGTGGTGTGCGAGAGCTTTAGATAG
- a CDS encoding Fur family transcriptional regulator — protein MQRNTRQREAIRQVLQESGRPLSTREVLEAAKEKVPGLGIATVYRTLNSLLEEKEISAVELPGETPRYEVAGKHHHHHFHCTVCGKVFEIENCPGDLERLAPPGFKAERHEIVLYGHCPECPPARKP, from the coding sequence ATGCAGCGCAACACCCGCCAGCGGGAGGCCATTCGCCAAGTTTTGCAGGAGTCGGGGCGGCCCCTTTCCACCCGGGAGGTCCTCGAGGCCGCCAAGGAAAAAGTGCCCGGCTTGGGGATCGCCACCGTGTACCGAACCCTCAATAGCCTACTCGAGGAAAAAGAGATCTCTGCCGTTGAGCTCCCCGGCGAAACCCCACGCTACGAGGTGGCAGGGAAGCACCATCACCACCATTTTCACTGCACGGTCTGCGGCAAGGTCTTTGAGATTGAAAACTGCCCGGGGGACCTCGAGCGGTTGGCTCCTCCCGGCTTCAAAGCCGAACGCCACGAGATCGTGCTGTACGGGCACTGCCCGGAGTGTCCTCCGGCGCGCAAGCCCTAA
- a CDS encoding carbohydrate kinase family protein has protein sequence MTKPYYRPLVAVGDLTWDVLAKPDHPLLPGGDTTGRVQLAGGGSSANLAVWAARVGYPTAFVGKVGRDRFGAFAVEELEAERVKPHVIWSETRPTGVILVFIDASGERSNLTSQGADFDLLPDELPREILKSAGHVHTTAWSLFTDPPRQAAIKAAQIAKEAGATVSFDPGSYQMILQLGPRRFRQILHELPIDFLFPNLEEGRALTGATDPDEVLEALVELYPDATVSLKLGPKGALIAEKGRIIRLEATADVAVDATGAGDAFGGAFLGHYLRSRDVEAAGKLAVQVAGWVVARFGARGRVDADLEQRLRVHGVNPPWA, from the coding sequence ATGACCAAACCCTATTATCGCCCCCTGGTCGCGGTCGGGGATCTCACCTGGGATGTGCTTGCTAAGCCGGATCACCCCCTGCTACCAGGGGGCGACACCACGGGGCGGGTGCAACTGGCCGGAGGGGGCTCGAGCGCCAACCTAGCGGTCTGGGCGGCGCGGGTAGGCTATCCCACCGCGTTCGTGGGGAAGGTAGGGCGCGACCGTTTCGGAGCCTTTGCGGTAGAGGAGCTCGAGGCCGAGCGGGTTAAGCCCCACGTGATTTGGAGCGAGACTCGGCCCACCGGGGTGATCTTAGTGTTTATTGATGCCTCCGGAGAGCGCTCCAACCTGACCTCGCAAGGTGCGGATTTCGATTTGCTGCCCGACGAATTGCCAAGAGAAATCTTGAAGAGTGCGGGTCACGTACATACCACGGCTTGGTCGCTATTCACCGACCCGCCCCGGCAGGCCGCGATCAAAGCGGCGCAGATAGCCAAGGAAGCGGGGGCCACGGTTTCTTTTGATCCTGGCTCATACCAGATGATCCTGCAACTGGGGCCGCGCCGCTTCCGCCAAATCCTGCACGAACTCCCAATAGATTTCCTGTTCCCTAACCTCGAGGAGGGCCGGGCCCTTACTGGGGCCACCGACCCGGACGAAGTGCTCGAAGCCTTAGTTGAGCTATACCCGGATGCCACCGTCTCGCTCAAGCTGGGGCCCAAAGGGGCGCTGATCGCCGAGAAGGGCCGGATAATTCGCCTCGAGGCTACTGCGGACGTCGCGGTAGATGCTACGGGGGCTGGAGATGCCTTTGGTGGAGCCTTTTTGGGGCACTACCTCCGCTCCCGCGACGTCGAGGCCGCGGGGAAACTCGCCGTTCAAGTCGCCGGTTGGGTAGTAGCCCGCTTCGGAGCCAGGGGGCGGGTAGACGCTGATCTGGAACAGCGTCTACGGGTGCATGGCGTGAACCCGCCATGGGCTTAG
- the gcvPB gene encoding aminomethyl-transferring glycine dehydrogenase subunit GcvPB, which produces MIADKKETIVESPLIFEKSVPGRRGITPPKAPEVDLAALLGSDNLRAEPPKLPEVDELTLVRHYTGLSRRQMGVDTHFYPLGSCTMKYNPKVHEAAVGLFADLHPYQAPEVVQGALQLMYELQRDLSEITGMDATTLQPAAGAHGELTGILIIRAYHKSRGEHEQRRVVLVPDSAHGSNPATASMAGYTVKEIASSPDGEVDLEALKTELGPHVAAIMLTNPNTLGLFERKILAMAQAAHRVGAQLYYDGANLNAVMGMARPGDMGFDVVHLNLHKTFTVPHGGGGPGSGPVGVKAHLAPFLPVPQVVKNGETYALDYDLPHSIGQVRSFYGNFGALVRAYAYIKMLGEEGIKKSAALAVLNANYLKELLKEQGYRIPYDRTCMHEFVAQPPEGIRTLDVAKGLLELGFHPPTVYFPLIVKEALMVEPTETESKETLEAFARAAGELLKKDKSWLEAAPYSTPVRRLDEVQANRKPKLRWNPGE; this is translated from the coding sequence CTGGGTTCCGATAACCTTCGTGCCGAGCCGCCCAAACTACCCGAGGTGGACGAACTCACCCTGGTGCGCCACTATACGGGCCTCTCCCGCCGCCAGATGGGGGTGGACACCCACTTCTACCCGCTCGGCTCCTGCACCATGAAGTACAACCCCAAGGTGCACGAGGCGGCGGTGGGCCTCTTCGCCGACTTGCACCCTTATCAGGCTCCCGAGGTGGTGCAGGGGGCGCTGCAACTGATGTACGAACTGCAGCGCGACCTCTCCGAGATCACCGGGATGGATGCCACTACCCTGCAGCCCGCTGCTGGAGCGCATGGCGAGCTGACCGGCATCCTGATCATCCGGGCCTATCACAAAAGCCGAGGGGAGCACGAACAGCGCCGGGTGGTGCTGGTCCCGGACTCTGCCCACGGCTCTAACCCGGCTACTGCCAGCATGGCCGGGTATACCGTGAAGGAGATTGCCTCAAGTCCCGATGGAGAAGTGGACCTGGAAGCCCTAAAGACCGAACTCGGCCCGCACGTGGCGGCGATCATGCTCACTAACCCCAATACTTTGGGGCTGTTTGAGCGAAAAATCCTCGCGATGGCCCAGGCTGCCCACAGGGTGGGAGCGCAGCTGTACTACGATGGGGCCAACCTCAACGCGGTGATGGGCATGGCCCGGCCCGGGGACATGGGCTTCGACGTAGTGCACCTCAACTTGCACAAGACCTTTACCGTTCCCCACGGGGGCGGCGGCCCCGGAAGCGGACCGGTAGGGGTCAAGGCCCACCTGGCACCTTTTCTGCCCGTTCCGCAAGTGGTCAAGAACGGCGAAACCTACGCGCTCGACTACGACCTCCCGCATAGCATCGGTCAGGTCAGGAGTTTTTACGGAAATTTCGGGGCGCTGGTGCGGGCTTATGCCTACATCAAGATGCTGGGTGAAGAGGGGATCAAGAAGAGCGCAGCGCTGGCGGTGTTAAATGCCAACTACCTCAAGGAGTTGTTGAAGGAGCAGGGCTATCGTATCCCCTACGACCGCACCTGCATGCACGAGTTCGTGGCCCAGCCGCCTGAGGGCATCCGCACCCTCGACGTCGCCAAGGGGCTGCTCGAGCTGGGCTTCCACCCGCCTACCGTCTACTTCCCCCTCATTGTCAAGGAAGCCCTGATGGTCGAACCCACCGAGACCGAGAGCAAGGAGACGCTCGAGGCCTTCGCTCGGGCTGCGGGGGAACTGCTGAAGAAGGACAAAAGCTGGCTCGAGGCAGCCCCCTACTCGACTCCGGTGCGCCGTCTAGACGAGGTGCAGGCCAATCGGAAACCTAAACTGCGCTGGAATCCGGGGGAATAG